TGGTAAGTATGTCCTAAATCAAGCGCATAGTAGATCCGTGTTTCTGCTGTATGATCTGAATATACCATTTTTACACCAGCTTTTGTTTTCTTAGGAAACGAGGTTGAACGAATAACTGGATATATTTGTTTTTCTTTTCCTTCTAATTCTTGTTTAACATGCATCATTTTTAATGATTCTTCCACATGATACACTAACTCATCAATTGCATTTTCACCACTTTGTTCATATTTCGCTATAACATTTGGAACTGTAATGGAAATTCCTTGATGTGTGTCTTGCCATTCCACTCGATATACATCTTTATCCCGGTTAAACGAAGTTCGCCATTCCGGATTATTAAATCTATCATCTAATAGTTTTTTCATTTTTATGCTGTTCATTGCCATTTGTTATTCCTCCTTCAAGGAGTCTTTAATCATAGATATCATTCATTGTATCAAATAGTATTTTAATCAGCTATAATTTTAAAACTTATCTAAGAATGATTCAATTTCTTCTTTTGTTTTTCGATCCTTGCTAACGAAACGGTCTACTTCCAATCCATCTTTGAATGCTAAGAAACTAGGTATTCCAAAAACATCATACTGTACACATAAATCAATAAATTTATCGCGATTCACATATATAAATGTAATACCTTGGTACTTATCTTCTAATTCAGGCAAAAGAGGATCAATAAAACGACAATCTGGACACCAGTCCGCTGAAAATAACAGAACTGTTTTACCTTTTTCTTCTGCTAGTATATTTGCTAGTTCTTTTTCTGATTCAAGTGCTCTCATTTCATATTCCCCCTACATAATTATAGTCATTTAATCAATTAATCATAATCAATTCGCATATCGCCTGGTTTAATTAAGCCTCTATTACGAAGAAACTCTGAAATAAGTAAGCTTAAGATTGCAGGGCCAATAATATGTACAGCTAATACCATCCAAAATACTTCCATTGAAAAGCCCATTGTATTAAAGGCCATAATCTGACCCACAAATCCTGCAGTACCCATTCCAGCACCTGAAGCATTATTTGTCATTTCAAACCAGACAGAGGCAAATGGTGCCATAATTGCTCCTGCTAGCGTTGGCGGTAACAAAATAATTGGTTTTTTAATAATATTAGCAACTTGCAGCATAGATGTCCCAATACCCTGTGCAATTAACCCACCGACTCCATTGTCACGATAACTTGAAACTGCAAAACCAACCATTTGGGCAGCACATCCTACGACAGCTGCTCCAGCTGCTAATCCATCTAATGAAAGCATAAGAGAAATAGCAACGCTAGAAATCGGTGCAGTTAACGCTAACCCCATAATTACAGCAACAATAATCCCCATAATAAAAGGTTGTTGTGCCGTAGACCAATTAATCACGCTTCCTATTCCTGTCATAAATGAATCTATTGGTGGTCCAATAAATTTACCCATTAGATACCCTACCATAATTGTTAAAAGAGGTGTTAATAAAATGTCTACTTTTGTTTCTTTATAAATAAGTTTGCCAAATTCTACAGCAAATAATGCACTAATATAACTACCAACTGGTCCACCAAGTTCATATCCTAATGCACCGCTAAACACTGCCGAAAATAAGACTAAAGGTGGTGCTTTTAACCCGTAAGCTATTGCTACACCAATTGCTCCGCCCACTACCTTATTATCCATTGCAAATGTTCCAATTTCTTGTAACGATGAAGTTAATGCAATGGTACCTAATGAGTTTTCTAATTGTTGTCCTAAGGTATTAATAATCAAACCGATAATAAGAGAAGAGAATAGTCCTAATGCCATATAGCTAAGTGCTGTAATAAAGTAAGTACGAGCTGATAGTGTAACACCTTTCTTAGCCAAAAAGTCTTTCATAACTTATCACATCCTTTTATTTGTTATCTTACACAAACCTGGCAATAAACTCAAGATTAGCATATTTTATAGTAGGCCATTATAACTAGTTGTAATGTCAATTAACTATAGCTATAATATTAATTATGTGAAAATTATAGAAATTTCTAGGGGGAGTCATATTGAAAACGATACGAGGTCGCATGCAAGCTATTATTCTCATATCTATTTTAAGCATTATAGTATTAAGCGGCTTAACACTTTACTTTTTTAATCAACAAAATCAAGCGACGAAAGAAAGCGAAGAACTTCAAAGTGCATTACTTGATAGTGAGCGAATAAACTATCAAGTTGCTTTAACTAGTGAAGCTGAAGAGCAATTTTATGCCGATCCATCCGAAGAACATGCTGAATTAATCAAGCAATCTATTACTACGATTCAATCAGAGGCTGTTCAACTTTCCAATTCGTATGCAGCTTATCCAGAAATAGCTAGTGATTATGCTGCAATTTCTGAAAATGCTACTACATATGTTAATCAGTTAGATTCAATGGTTGGTATGTATCGTACGATTGGTTTTTCCGAAGAAGACGGTTTAATAAAGACGATTACTGATTACTATGAACAATTCTATCAATTAGTTTCTGAAAAAGACAATCCGGAACTTATGCGTGCATTATTAGAAGTTAAAATTCTGGAACAGAACTATTTTAACCAAACAGAAAATGCTGAAGGTGAAATTGACAATAAAATTAATAATTTAAAGGATGTAATCAGTGCTGCTGATTTTTCAAATGAAGATAATGACACCTTCACTACTGGTTTATTACGATACCAACAATCCTTATCAACAGTTTCACGAACAAAAGCACAAGCCGAGGCAATTAAAGCTTCATTTGAAGATGTTACAAACGAAGTAACCAATCAAACACAAGCTGTCGGAAGTAATGTTGAAGTAATAAACGATGGGATAAAAATTGAACAGCAAAATTCTTATCGGAATATGTTTATCATATTTGGGATAACGGTTTTACTTACTTTAATTGCTATTATATTTAGCGGAAGATACTTATTAAAAATAATTACTAATTCAATACAAACAATTAAAAATGGTGCTGAACAAATTGGTAATGGAGATTTAGCTCACCGCATTCCCATTACCACTAAAGATGAATTAGCAGATTTAGCTATTACCTTTAACAATATGACTGACAAAATGGAACAATCCATGGTAAAAGTACAACATGCTTCACTTGTTTTAAATGATTCTTCTGCAAATTTAGCAGCAAGCTCAGAAGAATCTGCTGCACAAACCGAACAAGTCAATACCGCAATTAACCATGTTGCATCGGGAGCACAAAAACAAGCGGATCAAATAGAAGAGAGCATGGTATTAATTAAAAATGTTTCGCATGCATTGGCAAATACAAATACTGCATCTGAGGGAATTGCAAAAGCATTAGAGGATGCGAAATTAGAATCTAACCTAGGTTTACAAACAGTAGATACACTAGAACAAACTTCTACTTCCTTTTTGCAATTAGCAGGACACTTAACAGAACAAGTACAGTACACAGCTGAACAAACAAAACAGATTACGTCTATTGTTTCAGCCATAGAGGATATTGCAGATAGTACAAATTTATTAGCTTTAAATGCTGCCATAGAATCTGCACGTGCAGGTGAAAGTGGTAAAGGGTTCTCTGTTGTTGCACAAGAAGTTCGAAAGCTTGCTGAACGCTCGAAAAAAGAAGCACAAGAAATTAACCAGATGATACATCAAATTAATGGGCAAATGGTAAGTCTATCTGAGGATGCTGCCAAATTTGACACTTACCAAGAAACACAGGGTAATGCAGTGAATCAAACAAAACAAGCATTCAATAAAATTACTAATCAAATATATGACATTACTAATACTTTAGATGATGTTCAAGTATCATTAGGTGACGTTGATAAGTTAAATACAAACTTAGATGAGAAGTTACAAGAAATAAGTGTTATATCTGAGGAATCTGTTTCAAGTGCGGAAGAAGTTGCCGCCTCAAGTGATTCTCAAGCACAGGCGATTGATGATGTAAATCACTCAGCCTTAGATTTACAAGAGTTATCTCAATTGCTTGCCGCAGAAGTCGAACAATTTTCGATTCGAGCAAATCCAAATGAAGAAAATGAGACTATACAAATACCAGACGTGGAAACAGAAACAGAGGCAGAACCTGTACAAGAAGATTACAATCAAGATATGCCTGATGATGATGAATTTAACGGTGACCATAGAGTTACAACTGCTTTTGATGAAGAATTAGAAGACAGAATAGAGGAAGAAGATCCAAATCAGCCTGAAGATGAACTACTTGAAGAACCTTCCGAGGAATCAATTAATTATCAAGACAATGATCAGGCTGATAAGAATTAACCATTTATATCGCTCTGTCACAAAATTTATAGTAATGCATATTTGAGAGAAACTGCGATGTAACATACCGCTTAGGAAATATACTCCGCTTTCCGTGGGCACGGCTTTAGCTAACTCGGATAAGCAAAGACCGCTTTCCGAGTGGATCTTCAGCCCGTGCTGTTCCCACAGGAGTCTACGTATATTTCCAAAGCTAGTTCAGATTCTACATGATGATTGCGTATGGAATAATGACACTATAGTGGGAACAACAGCACATGTTTTCGATGGGATGAGTAATTGAATTGCAGTACCACAAGCCGAAGATCTAATCGGTAAAGTTTTTTTCATTACCAATGGAAATTAAGGATGTGCCACAGAAAGGGAACCCACTTGCTTCATTCCCTAGATAACCTAATTCTTCATAGTGAATATTGTTGTTTATTTCTCCTTACTAGCGGATCAAGTGAAATTGGCGACACTCCTGCAGGAACAGCGCGATCTGAAGATCCACTTCGTAAAGTGCTTTTTCTTTAAGAAGTTAGCTGAAGACGTGCCTGCGGAAAGTGTAGTGGATATTCAGAGCGTAATAATTTTATAAGTTATGTCGCAGTTGATGATAATTCTAACGCGAGGAAGGGTACGTAATAGTTTATTGGTATTTTAAAACAACCTTACAAAAAATAGCTTTTATTAAAAACCACAGGATGTTCTTCATGTTGAAGAATATCCTGTGGTTTTTACTCTTGATTAGTATAGGCTATCGATGTTGCCATTTGCATCATTTCAATTGTATCATCTTCAAGTTGACGAATTGATGTCTGCGTCGTTACTTTAACTCCACCTACACCAACTTGTAGCTCATATTGATCTTCTCTCTCTGACACTCGTACAAAAGCAAAACGTTCTTCATCCTCAAAAGACTGTAACAATGCATTATTTCCATTTGCTTCTGCAGCTTGATAATTCAATTCACTTGTCGTATCTTCTAACGCATTATAAAAAAGAATAAACGTTTGATCATCAGATTCTAAAAGGAGATTACTTTGAGATTCTTCAATAATCTCATAATCACTAGGAAGATATAAAGAAAAATTATCTAACGTATTATTTGGTTCTATTATGTTATCCTCAAAAACTGTCCTTGCTGCTGATTCAGTTAATTCAAGCGCTTCATCTTCTGTAGGAGCGCAAGCACTAAGAAAAAGTAGACTAATTAATGGCAACGACATTGATAGTCCCATGATCTTTCTCATTTCGTATCTTCCTCCTGCTTATTATAGTTCTAATACCTATTCTAATAATATACTATGAATTCGAGATTTTACAAGAATGGATTTACATTTCACAAATTCGTCAATATTTTTAGTTAGTCATATGAAGTTTATTCACCTTTATTTTTTAAATATAAACTGTATTGTCCATTTAAAAGCTCTAATACGTGAATAAACATATCTTTTCTACTTACTAAATCATTTGTAAGAATTCCAATAGCACCTTGCTTTTTTCTAACGTTTTTCTTTTGCGCATAAAAATCCATTACATCTCCAAGTTCTTTACCTTCTTTTAATGTACTTATTATTTCTTCTGGTAATGGTATTCTAGCACCACTTGCAATAAATTCAGCACCATTACGATCTACTAATGCTCCCCAATTGCAAAGATACATATTGTTTTCAATCTCCATTACGCCACCTTCTAAACCAATACCTATTATTGCTTCATCTACTTTAACAGCTTGTCTCGCTCGAATTAATGCACCAGTTAGAGTCTCCTGATCTGATAAAGGCTGATTAGAAACGTGTGAGGGAATATCTTTAGCATGAACTAGTTGATTTATAAAGACTTCCTTTACTGCATTAACTTTTGTTGGATTTTTAGAGGCTATTACGATTGTCATTTTGGCATTTCTCCTTTTATTCATCAAATATAATAGAAAAGGTGAGGGGCCAGAAGCAACCCTCACCTTTTGTTAACTATTATTACGAATTTGTTCAACAGTGTTATTATCTGTATTTTTTACTAATTCAACGATCAATGCCTTCGCTGCTGCATAATCATCAACATGTATAATTGACGCATGCGTATGGATGTAACGAGAGGCTATCCCAACAACAGCAGATGGAACTCCTTCATTGGATAGATGAACACGTCCTGCATCTGTTCCTCCTTGAGAAATAAAATACTGATATGGTATTTTATTTGACTCTGCTGTATCTAGCACGAACTCTC
The nucleotide sequence above comes from Paraliobacillus zengyii. Encoded proteins:
- a CDS encoding DUF84 family protein encodes the protein MTIVIASKNPTKVNAVKEVFINQLVHAKDIPSHVSNQPLSDQETLTGALIRARQAVKVDEAIIGIGLEGGVMEIENNMYLCNWGALVDRNGAEFIASGARIPLPEEIISTLKEGKELGDVMDFYAQKKNVRKKQGAIGILTNDLVSRKDMFIHVLELLNGQYSLYLKNKGE
- a CDS encoding PTS transporter subunit IIC, which translates into the protein MKDFLAKKGVTLSARTYFITALSYMALGLFSSLIIGLIINTLGQQLENSLGTIALTSSLQEIGTFAMDNKVVGGAIGVAIAYGLKAPPLVLFSAVFSGALGYELGGPVGSYISALFAVEFGKLIYKETKVDILLTPLLTIMVGYLMGKFIGPPIDSFMTGIGSVINWSTAQQPFIMGIIVAVIMGLALTAPISSVAISLMLSLDGLAAGAAVVGCAAQMVGFAVSSYRDNGVGGLIAQGIGTSMLQVANIIKKPIILLPPTLAGAIMAPFASVWFEMTNNASGAGMGTAGFVGQIMAFNTMGFSMEVFWMVLAVHIIGPAILSLLISEFLRNRGLIKPGDMRIDYD
- a CDS encoding methyl-accepting chemotaxis protein; this encodes MKTIRGRMQAIILISILSIIVLSGLTLYFFNQQNQATKESEELQSALLDSERINYQVALTSEAEEQFYADPSEEHAELIKQSITTIQSEAVQLSNSYAAYPEIASDYAAISENATTYVNQLDSMVGMYRTIGFSEEDGLIKTITDYYEQFYQLVSEKDNPELMRALLEVKILEQNYFNQTENAEGEIDNKINNLKDVISAADFSNEDNDTFTTGLLRYQQSLSTVSRTKAQAEAIKASFEDVTNEVTNQTQAVGSNVEVINDGIKIEQQNSYRNMFIIFGITVLLTLIAIIFSGRYLLKIITNSIQTIKNGAEQIGNGDLAHRIPITTKDELADLAITFNNMTDKMEQSMVKVQHASLVLNDSSANLAASSEESAAQTEQVNTAINHVASGAQKQADQIEESMVLIKNVSHALANTNTASEGIAKALEDAKLESNLGLQTVDTLEQTSTSFLQLAGHLTEQVQYTAEQTKQITSIVSAIEDIADSTNLLALNAAIESARAGESGKGFSVVAQEVRKLAERSKKEAQEINQMIHQINGQMVSLSEDAAKFDTYQETQGNAVNQTKQAFNKITNQIYDITNTLDDVQVSLGDVDKLNTNLDEKLQEISVISEESVSSAEEVAASSDSQAQAIDDVNHSALDLQELSQLLAAEVEQFSIRANPNEENETIQIPDVETETEAEPVQEDYNQDMPDDDEFNGDHRVTTAFDEELEDRIEEEDPNQPEDELLEEPSEESINYQDNDQADKN
- a CDS encoding thioredoxin family protein; its protein translation is MRALESEKELANILAEEKGKTVLLFSADWCPDCRFIDPLLPELEDKYQGITFIYVNRDKFIDLCVQYDVFGIPSFLAFKDGLEVDRFVSKDRKTKEEIESFLDKF